The genomic interval ATCATGAGTACATTTAGTGAGAGTTTTTCAACCGTTCACTCAGCCGAAAATTTTCTTCATAATCGACCGGACATTCAATAAGAACCGGTCCTTTTTCTAAAAGTGCTTGTTGCAAAATTCCCGATAATTCAGTCGCTTGTGTTACTTTATACCCTTTCGCACCATATGATTTTGCCAGGGCAACAAAATCAGGGTTATCGAATTCGATATTGGAGGAATGGCTTAACTTGTTTTCTTGCTCCCACTCAATCATTCCATATCTGCCATCACGCCAAATCATAATAACAATCGGTAATTTTAATTGGACTGCTGTTGCAAATTCTGCTGCAGACATGACAAATGCTCCGTCTCCACATACAGCGATGACTTTTTTGTCTGGACAGGCAAGTTTTGCACCGATTGCTCCAGGCAATGCAATTCCCATTGATGCAAGCCCGTTTGAAATGATACATGTATTGGGCTTTAATGCCTCATATTGTCGACCGATCCATAGCTTATGAGCTCCGACATCTGATAGTACAATATCATCGCTTGATAGAACTGCCTGAATTTCTTGAATGATACGTTGAGGGCTCAGCGGACATGCGTCACTTGTTGTGTTAATCAGTTTATCATTCGTTATTGTTTCTTTTATATTACGATAAAATGGATCCATCTCATTTCTTTGGTGAATTTGAACCGTTAAACTCTGAAGATTTGCGGATAAATCACCAACAAGAGAGGCTTTTACGGGATAAAAGCTGTCTGTCTCAGCTCCATTTACATCAATATGAATAATCGGTGCCAGTAATTTATTCCACTTTTGTGGTCCGTATTCGATAGGGTCGTACCCGATGGTAATGACTAAATCAGCACGGGAAAAAGCTTGATTAACAAAATCCCCTTCAGGCAACCCAATTGTTTGTAAATGAAGAGGGTGATTTTCAGGAACAACGCCCTTTGCCATAAACGTTTCCGTAAAGGGGGATTGAAGCTTTTCGATAAACGTTATAATTTCGGTAGGAACATCTTCGCCTATCGCATTATTTCCTATTAGAACAAGCGGGAATTTTGCTTCATTAATGGCCATGGCGACATCAGATAAGGATTGGTTAGACGCGATGACTTTTTGGCTATCCAGTTCGTTTTGTAAAGGTTGCCCTTGTACGAGAGTGGAGGCAATATTATTTGGGAGTTCTATATGAATGGCTCCAGGTAAATTACTTGTCGCTAATGTAAATGCCTTAGCGACAACTTCGGGAATAACGGAACCATCGTGAATAGATGTATTCCATTTCGAAATCGGACGGTATAACTCGATAAGATTTAAATATTGGTGAGAACTTTTATGTTGCATCGTGAGGTCGGTCTGTGCTGTAATGGCGACTAACGGCATTCTATCCAAGGTAGCACAGGCAACACCTGTCACCATATTGGTAGCTCCAGGTCCAAGCGTTGACAGGCAAACGCCTGGTTTTCCTGTCAATTTGCCCATCATCCCAGCGATTAACGCTGCCCCTGTTTCATGTCTGCAAACGATAAACTTGATGGATGACTGATTTAGTGCATCTACTAAATCAATATTTTCTTCTCCAGGCACTCCAAATATGTATTCCACATTTTGTTTCTCTAAACATTTTACAAAAAGCTCAGCTGCTTTCAAAAAAACACCCCTTTCTACTTTAAATAATATTCACTTGTTAAAGTTCCACAAATATTCTGCTTTTATTTCAGGTTCTGTTAAAAATCGTATACATCAACAATATTCATTAACATAGCTTTATTTAAAGCTGCATACTGCTTATTTTCCGGGTAGCTATTCCTTAAAATTAAGCAAGTATTTACGAATACGTATATAATAGAAATAAGAGAAAAAGCCGGACATCTTGAGGGAAGGAGTGGCTATGGTGAATTATATAAACATTGAACCTGTATTATTTACATTGACAGAGGAGTGGTTAAAAGTATTTTTCGCTTCGGTGAAAGAAAGACCTTCCTATCTAATTAACGATTCAACTTATGGATTTCAACGAGTGGGCATTCGTGTATTGGGTACACCTCTGGATCAAGATGAGTATTATAATGCCTTATTCGAGATGAATCAAGAGAGTTCTCCCGTTCATGTGTTGAGCGAGGAGTTGGATAAGACGATTGATAATCAGATGATGAAATCGATTCAAGATATATTGGACGTGCATCAGCAAGAACCAAAAGGCCTTTCTATCAATCGGTTAATTGCTTTTATGTATGGAAAGCAATTAATCCCAAAGCATCATGATCCATCGCTTAATCGGCATATTCAATTATCTGTTATAAAAGTGATAGAGCATTTTCAGCAGCACCATTCTGCGGGCTTATTAACGCAAGAGTTTAGGCGCTTTCTTATTGACGTGGTGAAATGGTTAAAAAACCATTGGGCGAAGTGGGCTGAAACTGTCACGATAGGTGAGGATTTTCCGAAAGTCGTTTGGTATGGTGACATGAATGGCAGTCAAAAATATTTCCTAATGTTATTGATGGAGTTTGGCTGTGATGTGTTACTTTTTCATCCTGAAGGAAAGGATCTATTTGCGGAAATCGATCCAAATAATACACTCTCTATTCCTTATCAATATCGTCATACAGCAAAGTTAGAGCCCTTCCCGACACATCAAAGAGAACGCCAAACAACCGTTGCCTATCGAGCTAATAAACAACTAGAAATTATGATGCATGACCATGGCTCGGGCATTTATAAGCCATGGCAATTTAGAGATTATATCCCGTCCTCCATTACTTTACGTATGACATATGATGATGTGTTTATTTATGCGAGGGAAAAGGCGATGATTCGTCCAGAATTTAAGCTAGAAAATAATCGGGTACATATTCCTGTGATTTTTGCCAAAATTCAAGGGGTCTCGAAAGATCGGAAACAATATTGGGAACGTATGAGGGAGCTTATCGATGATTCATTAGCTTTGTGCATTCGCGAGTTTCCTTTTTCTCAAGCGACAAAAGCGAATTATCATTTTCATTATCAAAAGTCTTTAGAACAAGGGACGCTTTCTCCAGAAAAGATGGTCAACAGCAATTGGTGGCGCTATAAACATTTGCCGAATGGACTTCAAAACGCAATTGCTCATACGATTAAAGCGTACTGCGAACATCCTAAATTAAATAAAATAGCAGGAGAATCCGATTATGATCTTCAGTTATTTCTATTTAAACAGGCTAATATGATGCCGGAAGTAGTTCTCCAATTGCTGCAACAGTTTGATTATGCTCAAGAAATTCCCCGTCTGGTTCTTTATAATATGGAGAAGAATGGAGAGCCTTCTAGGGAAGATGCTGCCCTTCTTTTGTTTTTAAATGAATTTGGCTGTGATGTAATTTGGTATAATCCAGCCGGACATAACGATATTGAACAGTTTATTAATCCATCATTTTATGATGTTCATTGGTTAGAAGAAGTGGAATTTCAACAGGAGTTTCAAGAAAAAGAAGAATCGATTATTAAGAAGATTATTAAAAAAATATTTTAAGTATAGGAGTGGGATACCA from Peribacillus asahii carries:
- a CDS encoding acetolactate synthase large subunit, giving the protein MKAAELFVKCLEKQNVEYIFGVPGEENIDLVDALNQSSIKFIVCRHETGAALIAGMMGKLTGKPGVCLSTLGPGATNMVTGVACATLDRMPLVAITAQTDLTMQHKSSHQYLNLIELYRPISKWNTSIHDGSVIPEVVAKAFTLATSNLPGAIHIELPNNIASTLVQGQPLQNELDSQKVIASNQSLSDVAMAINEAKFPLVLIGNNAIGEDVPTEIITFIEKLQSPFTETFMAKGVVPENHPLHLQTIGLPEGDFVNQAFSRADLVITIGYDPIEYGPQKWNKLLAPIIHIDVNGAETDSFYPVKASLVGDLSANLQSLTVQIHQRNEMDPFYRNIKETITNDKLINTTSDACPLSPQRIIQEIQAVLSSDDIVLSDVGAHKLWIGRQYEALKPNTCIISNGLASMGIALPGAIGAKLACPDKKVIAVCGDGAFVMSAAEFATAVQLKLPIVIMIWRDGRYGMIEWEQENKLSHSSNIEFDNPDFVALAKSYGAKGYKVTQATELSGILQQALLEKGPVLIECPVDYEENFRLSERLKNSH
- a CDS encoding YceG family protein; the encoded protein is MVNYINIEPVLFTLTEEWLKVFFASVKERPSYLINDSTYGFQRVGIRVLGTPLDQDEYYNALFEMNQESSPVHVLSEELDKTIDNQMMKSIQDILDVHQQEPKGLSINRLIAFMYGKQLIPKHHDPSLNRHIQLSVIKVIEHFQQHHSAGLLTQEFRRFLIDVVKWLKNHWAKWAETVTIGEDFPKVVWYGDMNGSQKYFLMLLMEFGCDVLLFHPEGKDLFAEIDPNNTLSIPYQYRHTAKLEPFPTHQRERQTTVAYRANKQLEIMMHDHGSGIYKPWQFRDYIPSSITLRMTYDDVFIYAREKAMIRPEFKLENNRVHIPVIFAKIQGVSKDRKQYWERMRELIDDSLALCIREFPFSQATKANYHFHYQKSLEQGTLSPEKMVNSNWWRYKHLPNGLQNAIAHTIKAYCEHPKLNKIAGESDYDLQLFLFKQANMMPEVVLQLLQQFDYAQEIPRLVLYNMEKNGEPSREDAALLLFLNEFGCDVIWYNPAGHNDIEQFINPSFYDVHWLEEVEFQQEFQEKEESIIKKIIKKIF